AGCCTCTTCAAGAGTAAAGCTCTTTAAATCTGGTACTTTGTAATATGTTTCATTAAAATATGATTTCTCAAATATTTTTAATGAAAAAAAAGCTGCCACACCTAGAGCTACAACTGTAATAAAAGAGAAAAAAATTAACTTTTTATTCATTTATTCCTCCTCAAAAAATTCAATTTATATACTATTTGATGATAACATATGACATAGAAAATATCAATAAGCTTTTAAAATAATATATTTTGAAATTTTTAATATATTTTTAATTTTATATTTTTATATAACTGTATAAATATTATATATTAAGTATTTTCCATTTTTATATTATTATAAGATTTTTTTGTCAATATAAGTTAATATATCCTTTAAAATTCTTTTTAATATATTATATCATAATTATAGAAATTTTCAGTTAAATATTCTTTAATAGAATAAATTAAAGTATTAAAAAAATATTTAATAATAAATTAAAATTTTTTAAAAACAAGATTTTAAAATCTAATCAATAAATTCTTGCTAAAAAATGTGGTAGATGATAAAATAATATTGAATGAATTTTTATAAAGGTGATTGTTTTATCACTTTTTTTAGGAGGAAAAATGGATTATACTATTGAAACATTAATACCAAGAGAAAAGGTTGAACAAAGAATTAAAGAACTTGCTTGTGAAATTACAAAAGATTATGAAGGAAAAGAAGTTGTAGTTCTTGGACTTTTAAAAGGATCAGTTGTTTTTATGAGCGATCTTATTAAAGAATTAGATTTACCTCTTACTATTGATTTTATGAACGTATCTAGTTATGGAAATGGAACTAGCACAACTGGTATTGTAAAAATATTAAAAGATGTTGATCAAGAACTTAAAGATAAAGATGTTATAATTGTTGAAGATATCATTGATACAGGACTTACTTTAAGCTATGTAAAAGAGTTTATCAAAGCTAAAGGAACAAAAAGTGTTAAAGTTTGTACTCTTTTAGATAAACCTGAAAGAAGAAAAGTTGAAATGAAGGGAGACTATGTAGGATTTGAAATTCCTGATGAGTTTGTTGTAGGTTATGGACTTGACTATGCTCAAAAACATAGAAATCTTCCATTTGTTGGAATAGTTGTAAAAAAATAATCGGAGGAAAATAATGTCCTTTAAACATAAAAAGAAATTTGGTCAAAACTTTTTGACAGATCAAAGAGAAGTATTAAGAAAAATTATGGAAGTATCAGATGTCAAAGCTGAAGATACAGTATTAGAAATAGGACCAGGAGAAGGGGCATTGACAGCTCTACTTTTAGATACTGCTAAAAAAGTTGTCACTGTTGAAATAGATAGAGATCTTGAAAAGATATTGAGAAAGAAATTTGACTCTAACCCTAAGTATACTCTAGTTATGAATGATGTATTAGAAACTAATTTAAAAGATTATGTTGGAGAGGGAACAAAGGTTGTTGCCAATATACCTTACTATATAACATCTCCAATTATCAATAAATTAATTGAAAATAGAGATGTGATTGATGAGATATACATCATGGTACAAAAAGAGGTAGCAGAGAGAATTTGTGCTAAAAAAGGAAAAGAAAGAAGTGTTCTTACTCTAGCAGTAGAATATTTTGGAGAAGCTGAATATCTTTTCACTATTCCAAAAGAGTTTTTTACTCCTATTCCTAAAGTAGATTCTGCTTTTATGTCTATTAAGCTTTACAAAGATGAAAGATATAGCAAAATAGTAGATGAAGATTGTTTCTTTAAATATGTAAAGGCTGCCTTTGCTAACAAGAGAAAAAATCTATTAAACAACTTCACATCTTTGGGAAAATCTAAAGATGAGTTGAGAGAGATTTTAGCTCAAGCTAATATCGCTGAAACAGAGAGAGCTGAAAATCTTTCTATTGATGATTTTTTAAATCTAATTGCTATATTTGAAAAAAAATAAGCTGCAATTTAAGAAAGCAGGCTGACAATTTAGTCAGCCTTGTTTTAAATTTTAAGATGGAGGAAAAATGCTAGGAAGTTATGAGTTTCTGATTCAAAGCAGAAAAGAGGATATTGACTTTATAAATAAAGTTGTAGAGGCCTATGAGGGAGCTGGAGTTGTAAGAACTGTAGATCCTCAAAAGGGGCTTATAAATATAATTACTACATATGATTTTAAAGAT
This genomic interval from uncultured Fusobacterium sp. contains the following:
- the hpt gene encoding hypoxanthine phosphoribosyltransferase: MDYTIETLIPREKVEQRIKELACEITKDYEGKEVVVLGLLKGSVVFMSDLIKELDLPLTIDFMNVSSYGNGTSTTGIVKILKDVDQELKDKDVIIVEDIIDTGLTLSYVKEFIKAKGTKSVKVCTLLDKPERRKVEMKGDYVGFEIPDEFVVGYGLDYAQKHRNLPFVGIVVKK
- the rsmA gene encoding 16S rRNA (adenine(1518)-N(6)/adenine(1519)-N(6))-dimethyltransferase RsmA, with the translated sequence MSFKHKKKFGQNFLTDQREVLRKIMEVSDVKAEDTVLEIGPGEGALTALLLDTAKKVVTVEIDRDLEKILRKKFDSNPKYTLVMNDVLETNLKDYVGEGTKVVANIPYYITSPIINKLIENRDVIDEIYIMVQKEVAERICAKKGKERSVLTLAVEYFGEAEYLFTIPKEFFTPIPKVDSAFMSIKLYKDERYSKIVDEDCFFKYVKAAFANKRKNLLNNFTSLGKSKDELREILAQANIAETERAENLSIDDFLNLIAIFEKK
- a CDS encoding DUF4911 domain-containing protein — protein: MLGSYEFLIQSRKEDIDFINKVVEAYEGAGVVRTVDPQKGLINIITTYDFKDFVKFVIEDLRKYDVVAEIIEEGTWKGSLYINK